In one window of Oleidesulfovibrio alaskensis DSM 16109 DNA:
- a CDS encoding class I SAM-dependent methyltransferase, translated as MHTRDKRLTRALGYLLRKPVKALKAIHRDRFQTRYWQELVCGTYDMPDGLPVTDILDLLGGLDETVQPYAFLEASATVTDIALLKALARRCAHGCSYLEVGRWRGESLMNVAAVARSCVSVSLSAQQMRQAGFSDSMIAQDGFFLRNGATGRSTDHITCIDADTQTFDFSTLGRRFDLIFIDGDHHSEAVARDTRSLLPLLRDENSVMVWHDYAQSPEKPRWAVLAGILQGMPAAEHRHLYHVSNTLCALYTRTPLHAATQRFAVTPRTEFSVRIQARKLHAAPPRGETS; from the coding sequence ATGCACACACGCGACAAACGCCTGACGCGGGCGCTGGGCTATCTGCTGCGCAAACCCGTCAAGGCGCTCAAAGCCATACATCGGGACAGGTTTCAGACCCGCTACTGGCAGGAGCTGGTATGCGGGACATATGACATGCCCGACGGCCTGCCCGTGACGGACATACTGGACCTGCTGGGCGGTCTTGACGAGACGGTGCAGCCGTATGCCTTTCTGGAAGCATCGGCCACCGTGACGGATATCGCCCTGCTGAAAGCGCTTGCACGCCGCTGCGCGCACGGCTGCTCCTATCTGGAAGTCGGCCGCTGGAGAGGCGAATCGCTGATGAATGTGGCCGCCGTGGCCCGGTCATGCGTTTCTGTCAGTCTTTCTGCGCAACAGATGCGGCAGGCGGGGTTCAGCGACAGCATGATAGCTCAGGACGGTTTTTTTCTGCGCAACGGGGCCACCGGACGCAGTACAGACCACATAACATGCATTGATGCCGACACGCAGACATTTGATTTCAGCACGCTGGGCAGACGGTTCGATCTTATTTTCATAGACGGCGACCACCACAGCGAGGCCGTGGCGCGCGACACCCGCTCGCTGCTGCCGCTGCTGCGCGACGAAAACTCCGTCATGGTGTGGCACGACTATGCACAGTCGCCCGAAAAACCCCGCTGGGCGGTGCTGGCCGGTATTCTGCAGGGCATGCCGGCGGCAGAACACCGGCACCTGTATCATGTTTCCAACACGTTATGTGCACTGTACACACGCACGCCCCTGCACGCAGCCACGCAGCGCTTTGCCGTTACGCCGCGCACGGAATTCAGCGTGCGCATACAGGCCCGCAAACTGCACGCCGCACCGCCACGCGGAGAAACGTCATGA
- a CDS encoding ABC transporter ATP-binding protein: MTASRTIVRVSGVTRTFRMGKVDVQALKGVDLEIFAGEYISIMGPSGSGKSTLFNMIGGLDKPTDGKVFIDEVDIAQLDAYELAWLRNRKIGYIFQTFNIIPVMTALENITLPMIFAGMSNDDATRKGLELLDMVGLGARRDHKPLELSGGQQQRVAIARALANDPSIILADEPTGNLDLTTGEDIIRLLRSLSTERGVTVISATHDYKMLNVSDRVVWVRDGRVDTVESRDELNISVGGIHTPAAPPE; the protein is encoded by the coding sequence ATGACCGCCAGCCGCACCATAGTACGCGTTTCCGGCGTCACCAGAACATTCCGCATGGGCAAGGTGGACGTACAGGCGCTCAAAGGCGTGGATCTGGAGATTTTTGCCGGTGAATACATTTCCATCATGGGACCATCCGGTTCCGGCAAGTCGACGCTTTTCAACATGATAGGCGGTCTGGACAAACCCACGGACGGCAAGGTGTTCATTGACGAAGTGGATATCGCCCAGCTGGACGCCTATGAGCTTGCCTGGCTGCGCAACCGTAAAATCGGATATATTTTTCAGACGTTCAACATCATACCGGTAATGACCGCGCTGGAAAACATTACCCTGCCCATGATTTTTGCCGGCATGAGCAACGACGATGCCACACGCAAAGGGCTTGAACTGCTTGATATGGTCGGACTGGGCGCACGCCGCGACCACAAGCCGCTCGAACTTTCCGGCGGGCAGCAGCAGCGTGTGGCCATTGCCCGCGCACTGGCCAACGATCCTTCCATCATTCTGGCCGACGAACCCACAGGCAATCTGGACCTGACCACAGGAGAGGACATCATCAGGCTGCTGCGCAGCCTGAGCACCGAAAGAGGGGTGACTGTCATTTCCGCCACGCACGACTACAAAATGCTCAATGTGTCGGACAGAGTCGTCTGGGTACGCGACGGCCGCGTGGACACGGTGGAATCGCGCGACGAACTGAACATATCGGTGGGCGGCATCCACACACCGGCAGCGCCACCGGAGTAA
- a CDS encoding M28 family peptidase produces MHTHSCNAAPHPPAASSGRPVSAPARRYVLLGLLLCCLALPHSADATETLTMQQTIRALAFLKDRSPGTTGAALAASLMERGFDAAFPTPDLQSAKVVIGRHPFTVPARRHMGSSIALLPDGPPAAITPLLMNRLFTGATGDGGITGKAVWAAKGSLAEFEGMDVKGSVVLMDMDSGKHWINAARLGAAALIMVDFTGPGDPARRLFREKLEPTPVNFPVFWMQAEQAGRMFGPLNRRNPAALDKEVLLQSSTVWQPAEADNVFCFIPGTAPQQDGGYLLVEAFYDATGMVPGNTPAADQAAGAAMLLETARQFAAAPPQRPVLLVATAGHDQGKAGSRELAWALSAERAAITARQNAARLRAADARTVLRVLSHQAPLREARSEQAYSDGSHELVRLAFREAVRNKEDAITRQLMRLRLEADSADAAVRIRQLAAQRITLRRLGWTSGTLRQNDPMRSEEEAVLEALLPVVRSAQEQMARHAEAEEQSMTGALILRDLTGTRRMDAGVSLHLSSHGDGLGAFQYGWLYDLNDTVNRTRQLSAVDSRLRRASDSRIRQVTGNADATRAYRRWLRQAASARARGLEPLPYTPPVPMLLSDTLRPSRARPWQSYLPDKPALGAEPLALAGFPALTLATLHDTRTVWGTPNDVPQAVDFDFLQRQSELVTTLLHGLATGPPPDTGKMQPSVFSALDGRANMLRQGELFPDRPADGTVFLVFQGDSVFPAMSDAGGRFHVPGLARYSQTVHKAIIEGYRFDPQTGLAVWAIDKETTGKDAYRVKMKRAQVRTDLTMFSCAQSTLFGMVNPRTFRHFTVPQLIDARTEAEPLRYWYSRLDTRTSTLTTLFLEPDIPYKLTLSDNFIDRKMLLLNAGAEHPQGTGYRMADWPVLYDTEYRAARDMWALLGPRIDNLERHGIVNERVRDLRARGENLLRLADGLREDRRWDSHTEAARGALSLASLAYNDVDTTQRDVLAGVLFYIALFIPFAYCAERLLFGFASINRRIASFCAILLGIITVIYNVHPAFQLTYSPAIVILAFFILGLSAMVAFIIFMRFEREMKELQRRSRHMRGPAVSRGAAMAAAAAIGVSNLRRRPLRTALTCATLVILTFTIMNFTTARSVRQAGWVSFSAQAPYHGLLLKDVGWRTLPPEAWQAAAALFSARNATARQKDSGGIVAPRVWYETSDQTRSPVLPVLHGREEFRLRGVVGLSPDEPAVSGLDTELLSGRWFRHDEQQGMILPQRAAESLGIAITHDAPLPQVTLWGMPFTVTGILRENALRTRTDLDAEPLTPIIYPNEAATQISALEAEALADGDDLLRYDSRYEHVDGDMVCIVPARTLMAAGGALKALAVRLPAAESRDAVQRGTLSAGGLGDRFGLMLFRGADQGTFLYYAANATSYSGVSVILVPLAISALIVLNTMIGAVHERKTEIGIYTSVGLAPSHVAFLFVAEAMALAVLSVVSGYLLAQGCAAVLAGTPVWQGMTANYSSTAGVAAMLMVMGVVLLSTLYPARMASQVAIPDVTRAWKLPQTQGDVLSLPLPFLIRAREQACAGGYLMDYYEAHADISHGEFSTDGMEYDFIHAGMLPAQGILPGQPAGDAEESCFSMQFKAWLAPFDFGVRQNVRLVFCPSELYRGYRQIQVIIRRETGEQAIWHNLNKRFLNDLRKQLLVWRSLDDPARQAYEAGLEAVLAAQGRGLPPEAATQRALSGTDNDNRGGKA; encoded by the coding sequence ATGCATACACATTCCTGCAACGCGGCGCCGCACCCTCCTGCGGCATCATCGGGACGGCCCGTGTCCGCCCCGGCGCGGCGGTATGTGCTGCTGGGACTTCTGCTGTGCTGTCTTGCCCTGCCGCACAGCGCCGACGCCACTGAAACCCTGACAATGCAGCAGACAATCCGTGCGCTGGCGTTCCTCAAAGACCGCTCGCCCGGCACCACGGGCGCGGCGCTGGCCGCAAGCCTTATGGAACGGGGCTTTGATGCCGCTTTTCCCACGCCGGACCTGCAATCAGCAAAAGTGGTCATCGGGCGGCACCCCTTTACCGTTCCGGCACGCCGACACATGGGCAGCAGCATAGCCCTGCTGCCCGACGGCCCGCCGGCCGCCATAACGCCGCTGCTCATGAACCGGCTTTTCACCGGTGCAACAGGCGACGGCGGCATAACCGGCAAAGCCGTATGGGCTGCCAAAGGCTCGCTGGCCGAATTTGAAGGGATGGACGTCAAAGGTTCCGTGGTGCTCATGGACATGGATTCCGGCAAACACTGGATCAATGCCGCACGGCTGGGGGCTGCCGCACTGATCATGGTGGACTTCACCGGTCCCGGCGACCCCGCACGGCGGCTCTTCCGTGAAAAGCTGGAACCCACTCCGGTGAATTTTCCGGTTTTCTGGATGCAGGCGGAGCAGGCTGGCCGGATGTTCGGCCCGCTGAACCGCCGGAACCCCGCCGCGCTGGACAAGGAAGTGCTGCTGCAGTCATCCACGGTGTGGCAACCGGCCGAGGCCGATAATGTTTTCTGTTTCATTCCCGGCACAGCCCCGCAGCAGGACGGCGGCTATCTGCTGGTGGAAGCGTTCTACGATGCCACGGGCATGGTGCCCGGCAACACTCCCGCCGCAGATCAGGCTGCTGGTGCTGCCATGCTGCTTGAAACGGCCCGTCAGTTCGCCGCGGCCCCCCCGCAGCGCCCCGTACTGCTGGTGGCAACAGCCGGACACGATCAGGGCAAGGCCGGAAGCCGTGAACTGGCATGGGCTCTTTCCGCGGAGCGTGCAGCCATCACAGCGCGGCAGAACGCGGCACGCCTGCGCGCCGCCGACGCCCGCACAGTCCTGCGCGTGCTCTCGCATCAGGCTCCCCTCAGGGAAGCCCGTTCGGAACAGGCTTACAGCGACGGCAGTCACGAACTTGTCCGGCTGGCCTTCCGCGAGGCGGTGCGCAACAAAGAAGACGCCATCACCCGACAGCTGATGCGGCTCCGGCTGGAGGCAGACTCCGCCGATGCCGCCGTGCGCATCCGTCAACTGGCGGCACAGCGCATCACCCTGCGCCGTCTGGGCTGGACATCCGGCACCCTGCGGCAGAACGACCCCATGCGCAGTGAGGAAGAAGCTGTCCTTGAAGCCCTGCTGCCGGTTGTACGCTCTGCGCAGGAACAGATGGCCCGCCACGCCGAGGCTGAAGAGCAATCCATGACGGGCGCCCTGATACTGCGGGACCTTACCGGAACACGGCGCATGGACGCAGGGGTTTCGCTGCATCTTTCCAGTCACGGTGACGGGCTGGGGGCCTTTCAGTACGGCTGGCTGTACGACCTGAACGACACCGTCAACCGCACCCGCCAGCTGAGCGCTGTTGATTCGCGGCTGCGCCGGGCATCCGACAGCCGCATACGTCAGGTTACCGGCAATGCAGATGCGACACGGGCCTACCGCCGGTGGCTGCGGCAGGCGGCATCGGCCCGCGCGCGCGGGCTGGAGCCTCTGCCCTACACGCCGCCCGTGCCCATGCTGCTTTCCGACACGCTGCGTCCCAGCCGTGCCCGCCCGTGGCAAAGCTATCTGCCCGACAAACCGGCACTGGGTGCCGAACCGCTGGCTCTGGCCGGTTTTCCTGCGCTTACTCTGGCCACTCTGCACGACACGCGCACGGTATGGGGCACCCCCAATGATGTGCCGCAGGCCGTGGACTTTGACTTTCTGCAACGGCAAAGCGAACTGGTGACAACGCTGCTGCACGGTCTTGCCACCGGTCCTCCGCCCGACACCGGCAAAATGCAGCCCAGCGTTTTTTCCGCACTGGACGGCCGCGCCAACATGCTGAGACAGGGCGAACTTTTTCCCGACAGACCCGCTGACGGGACAGTGTTCCTTGTTTTTCAGGGCGATTCCGTGTTTCCGGCCATGAGTGACGCGGGCGGCAGGTTTCATGTGCCGGGGCTTGCCCGCTACAGCCAGACAGTGCACAAAGCCATCATAGAAGGATACCGTTTTGACCCGCAGACCGGGCTTGCCGTATGGGCCATTGACAAGGAGACCACCGGAAAGGACGCCTACCGCGTAAAGATGAAACGCGCTCAGGTGCGCACCGACCTGACCATGTTCAGCTGCGCGCAAAGCACGCTTTTCGGCATGGTCAATCCGCGCACGTTCCGGCATTTCACCGTGCCGCAGCTCATCGACGCCCGCACCGAAGCCGAACCGCTGCGCTACTGGTACAGCCGTCTCGACACGCGCACGTCCACACTCACCACGCTTTTTCTGGAACCGGACATTCCGTACAAGCTGACGCTTTCCGACAATTTCATAGACCGCAAGATGCTGCTGCTCAATGCAGGGGCTGAACATCCGCAGGGCACAGGCTACCGCATGGCCGACTGGCCCGTGTTGTATGACACGGAATACAGGGCAGCCCGGGACATGTGGGCGCTGCTGGGGCCGCGTATAGACAATCTGGAACGCCACGGCATAGTCAATGAACGGGTACGCGACCTGCGCGCACGGGGTGAAAACCTGCTGCGGCTGGCAGACGGCCTGCGGGAGGACCGCCGCTGGGACAGCCATACGGAAGCCGCGCGGGGGGCGCTTTCGCTTGCTTCGCTGGCGTACAACGATGTGGACACCACCCAGCGTGATGTGCTTGCAGGGGTGCTTTTTTACATCGCCCTGTTCATCCCCTTTGCCTACTGCGCGGAACGTCTGCTGTTCGGCTTTGCTTCCATCAACAGGCGCATTGCGTCTTTCTGCGCCATACTGCTGGGCATTATAACCGTCATCTACAACGTGCATCCGGCATTTCAGCTTACCTACAGCCCGGCCATCGTCATTCTGGCATTTTTCATTCTGGGGCTGTCGGCCATGGTGGCGTTCATCATTTTTATGCGGTTTGAACGGGAAATGAAGGAGCTGCAGCGCCGCTCGCGCCACATGCGCGGCCCTGCCGTTTCCCGCGGTGCAGCCATGGCTGCCGCGGCCGCCATAGGTGTCAGCAACCTCAGACGCCGCCCCCTGCGCACCGCACTCACATGCGCCACGCTGGTCATTCTCACCTTTACCATCATGAATTTCACGACGGCCCGATCGGTTCGGCAGGCCGGATGGGTGTCGTTCTCGGCACAGGCGCCATACCACGGGTTGCTGCTGAAGGATGTGGGCTGGCGCACCCTGCCCCCCGAAGCGTGGCAGGCGGCCGCGGCACTGTTTTCGGCCCGCAACGCCACGGCGCGGCAGAAAGATTCCGGCGGCATTGTGGCGCCGCGTGTCTGGTACGAAACCAGCGACCAGACACGTTCGCCCGTACTTCCTGTCCTGCACGGCAGAGAAGAATTCCGCCTGCGGGGCGTTGTAGGGCTTTCTCCCGATGAACCGGCCGTTTCCGGTCTGGATACGGAACTGCTGTCCGGACGCTGGTTCCGGCACGACGAGCAGCAGGGCATGATCCTGCCGCAGCGGGCAGCGGAATCGCTGGGCATCGCCATAACGCACGACGCCCCCCTGCCGCAGGTCACGCTGTGGGGCATGCCGTTCACCGTTACCGGCATCCTGCGTGAAAATGCGCTGCGCACCCGCACCGATCTGGACGCGGAACCCCTGACTCCCATCATCTATCCCAACGAGGCCGCCACGCAGATAAGCGCACTGGAAGCCGAAGCGCTGGCCGACGGCGACGACCTGCTGCGATACGACAGCCGCTACGAACACGTGGACGGCGACATGGTGTGCATTGTGCCCGCCCGCACACTGATGGCCGCCGGAGGCGCGCTGAAAGCACTGGCCGTGCGTCTGCCCGCCGCCGAATCACGCGATGCGGTGCAGCGCGGAACACTTTCCGCCGGAGGACTGGGCGACCGGTTCGGCCTCATGCTCTTCCGCGGTGCGGATCAGGGCACTTTTCTGTACTACGCCGCCAACGCCACCAGCTACTCCGGTGTTTCCGTCATTCTGGTGCCGCTGGCCATATCGGCACTTATCGTGCTGAACACCATGATAGGTGCCGTGCACGAACGTAAGACTGAAATAGGCATATACACCTCTGTGGGGCTGGCTCCCTCGCATGTGGCTTTTCTGTTTGTGGCGGAAGCCATGGCACTGGCAGTTCTTTCGGTAGTTTCCGGATATCTGCTGGCGCAGGGCTGTGCCGCCGTGCTGGCCGGTACGCCCGTATGGCAGGGAATGACAGCCAACTATTCTTCCACGGCCGGAGTGGCTGCCATGCTCATGGTCATGGGCGTGGTGCTGCTTTCGACTCTCTACCCCGCACGCATGGCCTCGCAGGTGGCCATTCCCGACGTGACCCGCGCATGGAAACTGCCGCAGACACAGGGCGATGTGCTTTCGCTGCCGCTGCCGTTTCTCATCAGAGCACGGGAGCAGGCATGTGCGGGCGGATACCTTATGGACTACTACGAAGCCCACGCCGATATTTCTCACGGCGAATTTTCCACTGATGGCATGGAGTATGATTTCATCCATGCCGGCATGCTGCCGGCGCAGGGCATTCTGCCGGGACAACCTGCCGGCGATGCGGAAGAGTCATGCTTTTCCATGCAGTTCAAGGCGTGGCTGGCACCGTTCGACTTCGGCGTGCGCCAGAACGTGCGGTTGGTTTTCTGCCCGTCAGAACTGTACAGAGGCTACCGGCAGATTCAGGTCATCATCAGGCGGGAAACCGGTGAACAGGCCATATGGCACAACCTGAACAAACGTTTTCTCAACGACCTGCGCAAACAGCTGCTGGTATGGCGTTCACTGGATGACCCGGCACGACAGGCTTACGAAGCAGGTCTGGAAGCGGTTCTTGCCGCGCAGGGACGCGGTCTTCCGCCCGAGGCGGCAACACAGCGTGCTTTGTCCGGCACGGATAACGACAACCGGGGAGGAAAGGCATGA
- a CDS encoding DUF6785 family protein: protein MIRLRALFTGLAVSLCLCAAVPLQSGLAGGAPLGGGPMPVLPFVLAMLLYAASAAWARLRHTAPPLSGNEILVIWLLTALVSGVAWSGLTEHFLLLVTAPLRFVQEGLPWPDAIRPLLPRSWLQHDAAAVRDLYNGLRDGRAMSWSAVAAAIPWHVWLPLLTVWVAFILLCYATMICLISLFGRQWVDNERMNFPLLRVPQMMGDALDTGRMGQFLTDRYLWWGLAVPVTLHMMNGLHYVTPGVPQIDTLVLAGKFFPKYGLLSGFHKLRIFFIPAVIGFAFLTARQVSFSLWFFHLTGLLLLGVLYITGLQAPEAALGVTLGPDFSRPEEAQALGASVIFFCFLLWLARTHLRRALGAAIRPAAHAGGNAMHTAAGGEWMSPVTALRGALAGLVLMGLWCSWAGISPAGSLLLPLLFFLMLLVVSRLIAQGGLAGFSLAAAPTDGLTATSGSGILGGTGIAAAAVMQKLLFADMRESVMPVLVHGAKVTGTATEHAAVRPATARRRILAGMAAALVMAVCVSFFTMLLMAYRYGLRDLWLDFASRAVTATYENAWKLLELPAATSGWTTGFILLGMAVMAVLVLCFTRFYWWPLHPLGYLAAYSPALRTLWFSIMLGWLCNQLVLRYGGTRLYRRIQLLFAGLVAGDFIMAGVWAAVSAFTGNPYRVFPF, encoded by the coding sequence ATGATACGGCTGCGCGCGCTCTTCACCGGTCTGGCGGTCAGCCTGTGCCTTTGTGCGGCCGTTCCTCTGCAAAGCGGCCTTGCCGGAGGCGCCCCGCTGGGCGGAGGCCCCATGCCGGTGCTGCCTTTTGTGCTGGCCATGCTGCTGTATGCGGCCAGTGCCGCATGGGCCCGGCTGCGCCATACCGCCCCGCCGCTCAGCGGCAACGAAATACTGGTCATCTGGCTGCTGACGGCACTGGTTTCCGGCGTTGCATGGAGCGGACTCACGGAACATTTTCTGCTGCTGGTCACCGCGCCGCTGCGCTTTGTGCAGGAGGGCCTGCCATGGCCCGACGCCATACGCCCGCTGCTGCCCCGCAGCTGGCTGCAGCACGACGCCGCAGCCGTACGCGACCTGTACAACGGTCTGCGCGACGGCCGTGCCATGTCGTGGTCAGCCGTTGCCGCCGCAATACCATGGCATGTCTGGCTGCCGCTGCTGACGGTGTGGGTGGCGTTCATCCTGCTGTGTTACGCCACAATGATCTGTCTGATAAGTCTGTTCGGCCGCCAGTGGGTGGATAACGAGCGCATGAACTTTCCGCTGCTGCGCGTGCCCCAGATGATGGGGGATGCGCTGGACACGGGGCGCATGGGGCAGTTTCTGACAGACAGATATCTGTGGTGGGGGCTTGCCGTGCCTGTAACCCTGCACATGATGAACGGCCTGCACTATGTGACCCCCGGCGTCCCCCAGATAGACACACTGGTGCTGGCAGGTAAATTTTTTCCCAAATACGGGCTGCTTTCCGGATTCCATAAGCTCAGAATATTTTTCATACCCGCTGTTATCGGCTTTGCTTTTCTTACCGCACGGCAGGTGTCGTTCAGCCTGTGGTTTTTTCATCTGACCGGTCTGCTGCTGCTCGGCGTGCTGTACATAACCGGTCTGCAGGCCCCCGAAGCGGCGCTGGGTGTAACGCTGGGACCGGATTTCAGCCGTCCGGAGGAAGCACAGGCACTGGGTGCTTCGGTGATTTTTTTCTGTTTTCTGCTATGGCTTGCCCGCACGCACCTGCGCCGCGCGCTGGGGGCTGCCATACGTCCGGCCGCACACGCCGGCGGCAACGCCATGCATACGGCCGCTGGCGGAGAATGGATGAGTCCCGTCACCGCGCTGCGCGGCGCGCTTGCCGGTCTGGTGCTCATGGGGCTGTGGTGCAGCTGGGCCGGCATTTCCCCCGCGGGAAGCCTGCTGCTGCCGCTGCTGTTTTTTCTGATGCTGCTGGTTGTCTCGCGGCTTATCGCTCAGGGCGGACTGGCAGGTTTTTCGCTGGCAGCCGCTCCCACAGACGGCCTGACGGCCACGTCAGGCTCCGGAATACTGGGCGGCACGGGCATAGCCGCCGCAGCAGTCATGCAGAAGCTGCTTTTTGCCGACATGCGCGAATCTGTCATGCCGGTACTGGTACATGGTGCCAAGGTAACCGGCACAGCCACGGAACACGCGGCTGTCCGCCCCGCAACGGCACGGCGGCGGATACTTGCCGGTATGGCCGCAGCGCTTGTCATGGCGGTATGCGTTTCATTTTTTACCATGCTTCTGATGGCCTACCGTTACGGACTGCGTGACCTGTGGCTGGATTTTGCCTCACGCGCGGTGACGGCGACCTATGAAAACGCATGGAAGCTGCTGGAACTTCCGGCGGCAACCAGCGGCTGGACAACGGGATTCATCCTGCTGGGCATGGCAGTCATGGCCGTGCTTGTGCTGTGTTTCACCCGTTTCTACTGGTGGCCGCTGCATCCGCTGGGCTATCTGGCGGCATATTCTCCGGCCCTGCGCACGCTGTGGTTCAGCATAATGCTGGGATGGCTGTGCAACCAGCTGGTACTGCGCTACGGCGGCACGCGGCTGTACCGCCGCATCCAGCTGCTGTTTGCGGGGCTAGTGGCCGGAGATTTCATCATGGCGGGCGTGTGGGCGGCGGTGTCCGCCTTTACCGGCAATCCTTACCGGGTATTCCCGTTTTAG
- a CDS encoding cation:proton antiporter, with protein sequence MELLGNLVLVLAFSVGVVLLAQKFRIPAMVGFLLAGVAAGPHALGMVSDVAAVDVLAEIGVVLLLFTLGMEFSIARLRALFRVALLGGGTQVAVTALAAGSVAHWLLGFAWNTSVFIGFLIALSSTAIGIRLMRDKGDVETPHGTAALGILIFQDMAVVPMMLLVPVLAGQEGSVAWALVTLTAKTALVVAGVLFLAVRGVPHLLHYVARWRNRELFLLTLLSICFGVAWGTHAAGLSLALGAFLAGLVISGSEYEHYAASQVLPLHDLFICFFFVSVGMSLDVGLALTNPLIVLTLTALLMLSKFVLVTGSALLPGLGFASAVMTGGMLCQVGEFSFILARLGNEAGLFSGEAMQLFLASAVVTMFLTPWAAGYAGRLGRFLRRRGSSALRDHTGVTSTAQSDHLVIIGYGPGGRHLAQAARLWNIDYVVIDSNPDTVRDERARGVPIMFGDAASETMLEHAGVERARAVAVVVSDPVAARTVTALVRELSPDVQIITRARYLGEYDGMREAGANDVVPAEMEASVAMVGRVLERFMVGSDELKAFLERIRAEGYQMDAEELEKRGKYSFLPFMQLRQVHVEEGSAVQGKTLGELHIRRKYRVAVMAVRHNGTVLPVPGAKTELLPGDEVLLSGCPGDIGIVASMFSKGGAPLPDENDTIPAGTACPVE encoded by the coding sequence ATGGAGTTACTAGGTAATCTTGTTCTTGTGCTTGCTTTTTCCGTGGGCGTGGTGCTGCTGGCCCAGAAATTCCGCATTCCCGCCATGGTGGGATTTCTGCTGGCGGGTGTGGCTGCCGGACCTCATGCACTGGGTATGGTTTCCGACGTGGCCGCAGTGGACGTGCTGGCTGAAATAGGCGTTGTGCTGCTGCTGTTTACACTGGGTATGGAATTTTCCATAGCCCGTCTGCGCGCATTGTTCCGCGTGGCGCTGCTGGGCGGCGGCACACAGGTGGCCGTCACCGCGCTGGCGGCCGGCAGTGTGGCACACTGGCTGCTGGGCTTTGCATGGAACACCTCTGTTTTTATAGGTTTTCTCATTGCTCTTTCCAGTACGGCCATAGGTATCCGGCTGATGCGTGACAAAGGCGACGTGGAAACACCCCACGGTACGGCCGCGCTGGGCATACTTATTTTTCAGGATATGGCCGTGGTGCCCATGATGCTGCTTGTACCGGTGCTTGCCGGGCAGGAGGGCAGCGTGGCGTGGGCGCTGGTCACGCTGACGGCCAAAACCGCTCTGGTGGTGGCCGGCGTGCTGTTTCTTGCCGTGCGCGGGGTGCCGCACCTGCTGCATTATGTGGCCCGCTGGCGTAACCGCGAGCTGTTTCTGCTCACGCTTCTTTCCATCTGCTTCGGGGTGGCGTGGGGCACCCATGCCGCCGGACTTTCGCTTGCGCTGGGCGCTTTTCTGGCGGGGCTGGTCATTTCCGGTTCGGAATACGAACACTACGCGGCTTCTCAGGTGCTGCCGCTGCATGATCTTTTCATATGCTTCTTTTTCGTTTCGGTGGGTATGAGTCTGGATGTGGGGCTGGCACTGACAAATCCGCTCATCGTGCTGACGCTCACAGCGTTGCTCATGCTGTCCAAGTTTGTGCTTGTGACCGGCTCTGCCCTGCTGCCGGGTCTGGGGTTTGCCAGCGCGGTCATGACAGGCGGCATGCTGTGTCAGGTGGGTGAGTTTTCCTTCATCCTTGCCCGGCTGGGTAACGAAGCCGGACTTTTTTCCGGCGAGGCCATGCAGCTGTTTCTGGCCTCTGCGGTGGTGACCATGTTTCTTACGCCGTGGGCCGCGGGGTATGCGGGCCGTCTGGGACGTTTTCTGCGGCGCAGAGGCTCCTCGGCGCTGCGCGACCATACCGGCGTGACCAGCACGGCGCAAAGCGACCATCTGGTCATTATCGGGTACGGCCCCGGCGGCAGACATCTGGCGCAGGCGGCCCGTCTGTGGAACATCGATTACGTGGTCATAGACAGCAATCCCGACACGGTGCGTGATGAACGGGCGCGGGGTGTTCCCATCATGTTCGGCGATGCGGCCAGCGAAACCATGCTGGAACATGCGGGCGTGGAGCGGGCGCGCGCGGTTGCGGTGGTGGTTTCCGACCCTGTGGCGGCCCGGACAGTGACGGCGCTGGTGCGCGAATTGTCGCCCGATGTGCAGATAATCACCCGTGCGCGGTATCTTGGCGAATATGACGGCATGCGCGAGGCAGGCGCCAATGATGTGGTGCCGGCCGAGATGGAGGCCTCGGTGGCCATGGTGGGACGTGTTCTGGAACGCTTTATGGTGGGCAGCGATGAACTGAAGGCGTTTCTTGAGCGTATCCGTGCCGAAGGCTACCAGATGGATGCCGAAGAGCTGGAAAAGCGCGGGAAGTATTCCTTCCTGCCCTTTATGCAGCTGCGGCAGGTACATGTGGAAGAGGGTTCCGCCGTGCAGGGCAAGACACTGGGTGAACTGCACATCCGCCGCAAGTACCGTGTGGCGGTGATGGCCGTGCGGCATAACGGCACAGTGCTGCCCGTGCCGGGGGCCAAGACGGAACTGCTGCCCGGTGATGAGGTTCTGCTTTCGGGCTGCCCCGGCGATATCGGCATTGTGGCGTCCATGTTCAGCAAGGGCGGTGCGCCCCTGCCGGACGAAAACGATACAATACCCGCCGGAACGGCCTGCCCCGTGGAATAG